In Castor canadensis chromosome 6, mCasCan1.hap1v2, whole genome shotgun sequence, the genomic window taatacacactcaacactattcCACAAAACCTCTCCAAACAGCAATTTATACATGCAAATGGTTATTGATGTGTTGAGACAAAGTTCTCTTCAGTTCTTAAAGGTCACAAGACAGGGTCTAAGATGGATAATACGAGGGAACCTAGTCTCATGtaattggtatatatatatacacatacaactATGTATATGAGTCATGGTTGGGAAGCACTGTCCTGGACTTAATACCATCAATGAATTAGAATCTCTTTATTTGTGTCTCTCAGTACTATACATATAACAAATATTGTTTAAATACAGAAAATCCTATTACAAATGGAAGGACAGAGTGAAAAGATTGTTTTACAAGCACTCCCAACAGCCTTGATTGTGTCTATATtataggaaaaagagaaaatagatatGTAgaggaactcaaaaaaaaataataatcattatcaCTACTAAAATACATTGAGTAGTCATTATGTGCTAAGAACCATGGTAAGCACTTTATGTAGTTCCTTGAACCAGTCCTGTGTGGCAGACACTATCATTTTCTCCGTTCTATAAAACCTGAGATGAACCTTAAAGATGCCAATTAACTTTTATGGGAAGCTGGAATTTGACCACAGGAATGCTACCTTCCCATTGAGCTACAATGAACTGGGATCAGGACAGGCTAATAGAAAAGATGGCAAAAGAGGAAAGCAATGTAAGAATGAAATGATCACCAATTACAAATGTCACTGAACTATTCAGAATAGACTCTTTTCCATAGAATTAAGAACATCTGGAAATGGGCTTGATCAATGACGTTACAGACAGCTGGGTTGAACTTCTGATAGAGTTTAAAGTTGCTCTCCACCTATTAACAGCAGAGAAAGAATAATCTTAAGTGGTAAAATTGCAGGAAGCTTCTTGAGTCAGTCCCAAAGATAGGAGTTTTAATTGATGAGATGAAAATATCTAGTACCATGgaatataaaacaatttatatTCCTCCCCAAAGGCTAGAGCAAAGAAGGGGCAGGGAGATGAGAATCTGTTTAGTTTGGTGACTGTATCTCCTTCCTTATAGAAAATTCCTTTATTGGTATTCTCTCTCCTATAATAAACATCAGGTAGTAAGATGTTTATCCTTACCAATAGATGAGGGAAATTTATTTCTGCTTCTGTGTAATTTGATTCCTgagctaagggaaaaaaaaaaaaacctaaaaactacTGTATACTCACTGGATGGAATGTTCTTGCAAATAAACCTCTTATGTATTGGGGTCTTGTCTCTTAAACTGCCTTGATTCATGACTGTTCCCTAAacagtatttttctatttttctttgactttttgaagtCTTAAAATTCTTCCAGTAAATTCTATTAAGTTCATCAGGATTTTCCATCTATTTATCCAAAACAGTAATTGAGtctttattattaaaaagaagcatgaaaagaaagttataaaagATGAGAGAGGATGTCTTTGTTGAAAACCTTAATAAAATAACTATTATATTCCCTACCTGAGCATTGGTTTCCTCAGTCTAATCAAGTCTACTTCATTTACTGTTTGGATGCAGGCACTGTGGTCCATCctgtatttgaaaaatgttaagtaaagtaGCATGTGTTCTCGAGTTTTTCTTAGTCTTCTCCAGGATCTTCAATTCATACTGATCCCTGACATGCTTGACTGCCATACCACCAATATGATTAATGGTTGTCATCTTGACATTTTGGCAGTAGACCTTAGAGCTAATTTAACACTACAATATTTTAAGAGTATGCATAAACACTCAGGGAAGGTAGGTTTCATCTCTGCAAAGAATATCAAGTCCCTGAAAACTTATACTTGTTAAATACATTTCCAAGCTCTGGTCTCTCTCTATACaaaatacacaatatatattGCTTGACTGAATAAATGATGACAAATGAGGATTTGTGTTTGATAGAAAACCCCACTTTccaaggatataaaaacaactAGAACGTAAACTTCATAAACGTAGAGACAATCTTACACATGATCTTATGCACTTTTCTAATCCTTACTATAGGGCCTAATATTGACATTTAATGTGCACTCAATAGTATTTAAATTAATGGGAGTGGCTAAAATATAAATGGTTAGACAAAGTATTTTGACCAAACTGAATAGTTTCTACTCATGTAACGATTTTATTAGTAGTGCAGAAACCATGTGTCTtctgggagaaaaataaaataaattctttaactCAATATTCTTAAGCAACGAGACAAGAGAGTCATGGTTACCAGACCCACATACATAATTTATTAGTGTCTGGCTTCAGAAAGAGTTAAGGCAGAAAAGTATATGACAGATTAACAATGGTTGATTCAAAAATATCATTCCTTGATTATATCTGGCAAATCAAGGAAATTGTTTGAGTAAGGGGAGGGTTGTAAAGGGCTGAGGCAGTATATTAAGTTATTTTAGCTTAGCCAGTAATGATTATCAGTAAATGTTATGGGTGACTCACttttaagtatgtgtgtgtgtcctaagaagtttattttttacttactcCCTCTAATATTCTTTCCTATCTTCTCCCTGTCACCTTTTAAAAGAACATTAATGggtttcatttctattttcatacatataaaacacttcaatcatattcatcccacCAACATGGTCTCCTTttgcctttctctctcccactaGTTAATCCCCACCCCcctgcaaatcaaaacaaacccCATTCAAATTTGGAAGTTTAAcatcaaaaaaaattatgttttgcaCAGAAAAGTATTAGGCATACAATATCCACTTCACTTTTTTCCATAAATTAGCTAGCCATCTCTATGTCCATTCTAAATCAGCTATTTTGGACACAAGAAGCACAGTGGCTGGATATGTTACGTTTAGGCAAAGCTGGACTTAGGCCAGACTATGTGAGTGAGTCTGAACCAATTATTTAATGTTGCTCAGCTTTAATTTTCTCAAGAAGACTATTACCTACTTTGAAGACTATTGCATAAATTAAGTTGAAAAATGTACATAAAGTATGTAGCATTTACATCTGACACCTAGACTGGCAATTTGTAACTACTAGATACTATGTAAAATCTCAAAAGTGTTTCAGTAACAAAGTGAGCTTGCTTGATAGACACCTAATCTTATATTTTAGCTTATAGGTTTGGTCAGTCATTCAAGTTAAATAAATATTGTTTATATCCTGTACAGTGTTAGTAGgtattgaattttcattttgatttttataattttatttttaattgacatataataattTACAGGGTGCAGtgtgataatttcatatatacatacaatactAACAATCAAACCAAGATGATTAACATTCCTCTCTCCTTATTAATTTTGGGTGTTTGGAGACTTCAAAGTCCTTTCTTCTAGTTCTTCCTAAGTAATATATGTTGTTATGAACTATATAGTCATCCTACTCTGCTGcagaacactagaacttattccACCTATTTAGCTGTATTTTGGAGGATACGATATTAAAATAACTAAGTCAGACACAGATAGAAAagtaccacatgttctcactcatttgttaaactaaaaaaaaaaaaagaaacaaaaacaaactggtATCAATGAAGAGAATAGAATAGTGATTACTTAGAGgaaagggtgggaggaagaggatggAGGAGGGTTAAATAGGAGAAATTATGTTTTAATGCCCTTTCAtggcattttttttattatctatgtGATTGTTTGATGAATATCCCTCTGGTCCTCCAGCCTATAGGTGCCACGGAGGCAGAAACGTTGATTTTGCTCACAGGTGTATTGCCCTACATTCAGCAGCTGAATAAATACTAATTGTCTGAATGAAGGCTATCAATGTTGAATCCCATGCTCATCTTCACCACATAGAATAGGCTTTTATCCATTGCAAAGGACAAGTTCTGAAATTGTCCTTTGCAATGGGATCACAAAAGTTAAAAAGATCACAAAAGTTAAAAAGTGAAAAGGTTGAAATCTATAACTGAATTGCCATCCAATATATCAcattgaacaaaaaagaaaaatcagcaatGTCAagacatgaaaaaagaaataattttctgctTTTAAGGCAAGGATTCACAAACATAccataaattgcttttatataatcaacatatgtgcttaaaattaATAACAACCCAGTAGAGCAATTTTTTTCTGGCCTTATACATTTTACTGTAGGAACAATGTcccacagagaagaaagaaatgtactcATTGAAATCTTACACTTCTTTGTTCTACCAGTAAGTAGCAATTATCCTCAAATTTCTAATCCTTACCACCTATAAGGAATTAACTAAGAATGCTCATTCATTAGTCAAGCACTTACTTGGTGCTCACTATATACTGCACACAACATTCAGCATTGAATAAAGAATAAGgcaagctaggcaccagtggctctcacctataatcctctctatttgggaggctgggaatatgaggggcagcctgggcaaagagtttgagaggcccttatctccaaaataaccagaccaaaatggactggctcaagcagtagagctcctgctttgtaacatgaagccctaaattcaaaccccagtcataccgaaaaaaaaaaaaagagagacagacaacAATCCCCTTCACATAGAGATTATGTGCTCATTTTAGGAAGCCACTAAGTTCCTACTGTGTTCCTTGCCTGCATTTTGTACTTTCTACAGCATGAATAACTGTTCTTTGGAATATTTCTAGACAAAAAGTAGAAGTTATTTGTACCCAAATATTCTTTATATCTAAATTAGGTTAACTAAAACAATTTGGAAATCTCATGGAGTTCAACACAGTAAAACTTTACAAGTAAAATATTCATGGTGTCACCTCATATCAGTTAAGGGAATGATGGGTGTTGGCCTATTCTTTCCCACATGACACAAATAAGCACTGTTCTCTATCACACATATTTTGGAAGTAGGAGCCAAAATGAGCATCCAccaaaatgaatatgaaaaccaTAATCTGGAAGCAAAAAGTATGGATTCTGTACATTTTTCAGACACTGTTAGCATCAATCAAGCTTTGGACGTTAGATAGCCAACTAAATTTAGAACCTGGACTACATGAATGTGTTAGATCTGGCTAAAGAATGCAGTTTTTATTAGCCATACTTCAGAATTTGGCTGTTCTCAGACCTGTTACTGAATCACCCACCAGAATATGATTGAAAAAGCTGAATTCTTCCAAGTTTTACACCATCAATGACAGAAAATCAGTGGCAGTAAACATTTGTGTTTAAGATTATAAATGAGAtcaaaccaaaaaggaaaaacaagtaggggaatataaagaaaattataatccTACCTATAATTTATATGCCTAAGAAGTATAATACTGAGGGTACTCTGGATCTTTATACTAATTATATACATAGCATTAAATAACAATTATATGTACACCACTGGTTCTCAAATGTTTCAAATTCTTTtacattcttaaaatttattcagGGCCCCCAAAGAACTTATATTTatgtgaattatatatatattaacgtTTGACATATCAATTAAacctaaaattcttttaaatacttAGTTGATTTGAAATAATGATGTATTACAGTTAACAgaactttttgttaaaaaaataactactgtcacaaaaagaaaacaaaagagggtGAAAAGAATGGCACTAATGTaggttttttttccaaattccttTAATATCTGGCCTAAACTgatacacacaaaataaaaatggatggaaaacagtacagaagtAGATTGTCATGTTTGCTTCTGCATTCAATCATTTACAATATGTTGTTTGGATgaagaatgtgaagaaaattCAGCTTCATATAGCTATGAACTTGGAAAAGATCTGAGCCACCTTTACAGATAATAGTggttattctttttcttatactACATCTAAACACGCGTTTCCTTAATGTTAGTTGCAAGGTAGAATCTGAAATGATACCAAATAATGTTGTGTACCCCATATACTTACAAGAGAATGCATTATTTGGAAAACAGTTTTAATACTGTAGGTCAGTAGGAagatgtctcaaaaaaaccaactcCCCAAGATTCCTTGAACCACATGTTCAGAAACAATGGCTTACAATATCTGCACATTTTTAATCACTTAAGCCAAGTGATGTTGGTTTTCCATTCACAAAAaccttttaaaaggaaatttgttttaaacgatgaatttaaaatatatattaaatactgGCACAGAGGGTGAAATAGTTTGTAAAACTATTCAGCAGTACAAACCTAACCTCTACTTTTTCTCAGCTGTTCTTTTTGCTGTCTGCATCTGGTGAGGTCTTGGCTCTAAATGTCAATTCTTCAGACAGGTGGTACCCAAGTACTTAGTTACAACCTAATTACTTAGGTGCAGATTAAGGACAACATTGAGAAACACTGATGGTAAGGACTAACTATTCttctacattttataaaaataaaatttaaaacaggaggacagaacaagtcctgccttgGAGAGAAGGGAGGCTGGTACCGGtggaggggggagaaggtggggaaacgGTAATcgaggggtgaatatggtgcaaatactgtgtacacatgtatgtaaatggaaaatgagacctgttgaaactattccagaaatgggggtgggggggatgaaggagaatggtggagggggtgaattcaaatatgatatatttgatatattttaagaacttctgtaaatgccacaatatacccccacccagcaaaacaatgaaaataaaataaaaatttaagtatatatatatatataaaaaaaacttGTCCTCGCAGAAAAGCCATATGGATGGGAAGAAATCCCACCATCAGAAAAGCAAGGATGTTCAAGTGGTAGGttgaaaataaagacataatgctaaataaaatacataaatttccATAAACAGACCCTTCTGCACTACTACTCATGCAGTACTGAAGGAAGAATGCTAAGACTTACAAAGTGATATCCTGTCCTTAAAGAGTTTGCATTGTACAGGCAAAATTTTGACAAGCTAGTTACTGAAGAATGCACAAAGTAGAAAGGGAGTGTGTTCAAAATTCAAGGAAAGAAGAAGTTCCACTTCAAGGGGAAGGGTATCCTATAAGGGTACTTAAGCTCAGGCAACATGAAGAGTGTTGGTAGTGGGTCCTAACTTATAAACGAAAGGCAGCAACCTGTCACCGGCTTAAATTCCCCTAAAGTAACCACTGACCATTAGGACAGCTGGCCTCACTGAGTGCCGCCCCTGATGCTGTGTGTGGGCAGGAGGCAAGACCAGGTCAGGGATACCTCCTGGTTTTGACGCTGGAGGTCACTGGTCAGCCCCTGTCAGGCCGCGGGGTGCCCTGAGGCTGCGCCTCACCTGACGGTTCTGACCACGAAGTACACCAGCACCGCGCCGCTCACCACCATCAGCACCGTCAGCGCCCGCTGGGTCATGGGCTTGTCGCCAGGGTTGGGGCTCACGGCGAGGCCGCTGTCTGCTGAGCCTTCCCCGGCCTTCCCTCCGAAGTCATCCGCCGCAAGCCCCGCCCCGGAGCTACTGCCATTGCCGGCCTCGGAGCCTCGCGGAGCCGCGGCATCGGCCCGAGCGCGGCCGGGAGGCTGGGCGGCCGTGGGGCCCGGGGGCAGCGGCGGCAGGGTTCGCGGGCCGGGGTCCGGAGGCCCAGGACCGGGAGCGGCCTCGGCTGCCGGCAGCAGCTCCGCCAGGAGCCCGCGGAGCgctggcagcagcagcaggaggaggacGGAGGCCAGGAGGCGGCTGAGACAGCGGCGGCAGAGCCGGGCCTTCATCGTTCTCAGACCGCCGTCTCACCAAGCGGGAGCCGTCCGGCCGACCGCCCTGGCTGCAGGAGGGAGCATGAGCGCGCAGGGGAGGGAAAGTGAGGGGACTCCGGCTTTGAGGCCTGGAGACAGTAGGTGGCACAGACTGCTGAGGCCTCAGCAGTGATGGCAGCTGCCGGGAGAACCGGAAGCTCGTACATCTCAGCAGCCACTGATGCTATGGACTCCTTTGGTTGCTAATATGTAGGGGCGGGGCGCGCAGGGTGACGTCAGGCGCTCGGGCAGACTGCGCATGCGCCATGACAAAAGACAAGGCCAAGCCATAAGGAGCAGAGGCCTTGCTGCTTATGCTAGGGTGCTGATAGGGAAAGGGGTAATCTAGGATGGATAACTTATAAGAAAGgggataaaaagaagaagaagagaattgTGTGAAGTGTGTATCCACTCTTTCCATACAGGAGTCATAATTTTAATTCCTTGGTGcaaaaattcaaaaacacttCTTCTTAGTAAGCAATATGACTTAGTTCTCTCAGCTTGATTACAAACTTTAAACAAGCCTCGAAGTTCCTGAAGTTCCTCTCATTAGAACACTAACTTTAGAAAATGTAGAATTGTATATTATTTCTCTGCCCCTTTAAAGTGTAACTGTGTTTAAAAGTCATGTTAGTTTCATGCACTTGGGAGTCATCCACAAGGAACATCCTGCCCCTATCCCCTAATCCTCTGGGAAGACTTCTGCAACTTCTTCCCTTCAAGCTGTAAAACCACTTCTTATCTACAAGATAGGAGAAAGTTTATTGTTCCTTTGGGTAAATTCTATAAGCAAACACAGATGTCCTATGATCTGACTGTCCGAACCCTTGACAACTCTCCAGCTCTGTTTCTTCTACAGAAATAGAGCTAAAAATGAGTTTTTGCCATTCTATATTGTAGTAGCTTGAATAAAGTCATGCTTGCGAGTTTAACTTTGTCATCAGTAATATGGAACTTAAGTTTACATGAAGattaacaaataagaaaatatctgaTCTGAATCAGAGCtgatatttaagtttttaaaaatttgtgtgtTCAATAAGTCACTAGAGATCTTACTGTTGACTGTGCCAAATTTTGAGAATTGGATTGTAAATAATAAGACTTACTCTCTGTCTTCATAAAACTTAGGTTCAGGTGATAACAGCAATCAGCACACTAAGTTTGAATTCTGAAGTGTGAGTTATAAATGAGAAGTACAGGATGTACAGTACAAACTGCAAATGGCTGTTTCAAGTCGTGTGGACAAGAAAGTATTTCTGTTAGCTGCTTTTAGGGAGTTGAATGATGCAGTTGGTTCTGCCTAGTGGAATGGCCAAGAGTAGGCATCTTAATGTTGGGTTCCTATATATGGAAGCCTGTTTTGTGACACACCCAAATGTTACCTTCCAACTCACATTTCTCAATAATAAAGTAGCTCTTTTGATGTCTCATCTGCCTTACACAGTTGTTTATTCCAAACCATACGTGAAaaggaattaatttttaatgtcaCTCTCAGACCTCCCAAGAAAGTTCAACATTCAGTTCAAGGaataaggaagaaagggagagcaaGAGGGAGAGTGGGAATTAGGGAAGGAtggaggaaataaggaaggaaagaaagaagggaggaatgataacatgaattttctttccttcctttccaacATTTGATTTTACCATTTTGTTCTTCATCTTCATTAATGGAATTATTATTCTGCCATGTACTCAAGCATAAAATTGTGGAATCATTTGTTACCTTTTACTTCCTATCCACAGCAATCCTTGCTCATTAACTAGAACATATCAAGAGCTAAATTATTTTGAATCTCAGAGTTAAACTTATGTTTCCAAATAGGTAGAGTAAGATACATTCTACTGTTTCTCAAAATGTGACATCAACCTCAAGAATCAGAATAGGAAGGGTAATTTGTGAAGTGTACAGATTCTTGGTAACTACGCCAGAATTTATGAGACAGAGTTTTGCTTGGTGGGAGGACAGATCATatctacatttttaaacataAGCTATTTGTATGGTTTTCATCTTCTctaaattaagaatatttttcccttttctcattaCCCACATCTAGATGTTTTCATATCTTGTCCATTTCCAGAACATCTTTTCTATCAATACATACCTTTCTTCTCCCTACTTGTAACAACCAATCATTTTTTTATTGCTAGGGCTATTTACTATCTTACTTACCTTCTGGCCTCATATATTATTGCTAGAGTAAATTTTTCAAGTTTCAATCTACCTTGAAATAAAAAATCATCAGCACACAGATTTTTCAGAAATTCTCATGGTCCTCAGTGATAGTAAATTGGGAAATCACCAGTATATTATTGTGTTCCTTATAAAACACCATATTTTTGTAAAGCATTATGACACAAGGGCATATTCAAATCTATCATATTTTTCTAGagaaaatactgtgttttgcttctataataaaaaatgttaatttggaGCACATATACCTACAGTACAaattgaaataaaactaaaagttttCAAACATTTGTGAATTTTTGTATTGATATTAATATATTACTCCTTCATTTACTTATCAGTTTGCTTACAGACCAGTTGTACCAAGTGCTAGAGATTTAGACacataaggcaagaaaaaaaatttagagcaAGAAATTTATATCAAGTTTCTTAAATTTATCTGCATCTTGAGAATAGAAAAACATTGCTCTAATTTACTAAGGAATGAAATGCCTTGGCCAACCAAACAACTGTTCCTGGAAATGCAGTTAAAATCCACTGACCTACAGAATAAAACTTGAACTTGTCAGTGTGAATTGAATAATGATTTTGAACgtgaataaaatatcaaatatgtaCCAGTTATCATGCTATCAAATATTAAATGATTAACTTGTTTTATCTCCAAAAAATACAccataattgtttttaatttgcaattgtagaaactgagacacagggtGATTAATTTGGTTAAAACACTTGTGATTGAATACAATAGGACTGGATATTAAATTCTGGCAGTCTGACAGCAGAAGGGGATTATTAATTGCTACATTATTATATTCTCCTAATTGAGCATTTCTATGATTTGACTCTAGCTTATTGTCACAATCATTTGTTGCTCAGATAATGTTATAAAACCAATAACCATAAAAATCCTACTGGCATGCAGcaaataaatgtttcctcctcACTTGTCCTTGATCAAACTGGGATTGACTGACTTAACTTCAACTTGGCTGAACTTGGTAGTAGGCCACAGGTTTAGTTCAAGCTTTTACCAGatgtttccttatttcttccaGGATAGAGGGGACTTATGGGTCAT contains:
- the Fam174a gene encoding membrane protein FAM174A isoform X1, which produces MKARLCRRCLSRLLASVLLLLLLPALRGLLAELLPAAEAAPGPGPPDPGPRTLPPLPPGPTAAQPPGRARADAAAPRGSEAGNGSSSGAGLAADDFGGKAGEGSADSGLAVSPNPGDKPMTQRALTVLMVVSGAVLVYFVVRTVRMRRRNRKTRRYGVLDTNIENMELTPLEQDDEDDDNTLFDANHPRR